Proteins found in one Neomonachus schauinslandi chromosome 1, ASM220157v2, whole genome shotgun sequence genomic segment:
- the IQCF5 gene encoding IQ domain-containing protein F5, whose protein sequence is MVEAEMWVWPKCVDCAKEVGKENELRLHKFGSYKAPPKKITRKEEAAMFIQAWWRGTLVRRTLLHAALRACIIQRWWKQMLVKLLERKRHLALDFYVRQEWAVVKLQSWVRMWRVRLRYCRLLHAARIIQIYWRWHNCRARGFIQGHYLFKESHLNLQLEISLGAQACRVQQCIPLPIKE, encoded by the exons ATGGTAGAG GCTGAGATGTGGGTCTGGCCAAAATGTGTGGATTGTGCCAAGGAGGTGGGAAAAGAGAATGAACTCAGACTACACAAGTTTGGGAGCTACAAG gcccccccaaaaaagatcaCCAGGAAAGAGGAAGCGGCCATGTTCATCCAGGCGTGGTGGCGGGGCACCCTGGTACGCCGTACACTGCTGCACGCAGCACTCAGAGCATGTATCATTCAGCGCTGGTGGAAGCAGATGCTGGTGAAGCTGCTGGAGAGGAAGAGGCACCTGGCTCTAGATTTCTATGTGCGGCAAGAATGGGCAGTGGTCAAGCTGCAATCCTGGGTCCGCATGTGGCGCGTACGCCTTCGTTACTGCCGTTTGCTCCACGCTGCCCGCATCATCCAAATCTATTGGCGCTGGCATAATTGCCGTGCCCGTGGCTTTATTCAGGGCCACTACCTTTTCAAAGAAAGTCATCTGAATCTTCAACTTGAAATCTCTTTAGGCGCACAGGCTTGTAGAGTGCAACAGTGCATACCCCTTCCAATAAAGGAATGA